The following are encoded in a window of Kitasatospora sp. NBC_01250 genomic DNA:
- the eccD gene encoding type VII secretion integral membrane protein EccD: MSSNAATGFCRVTVVAPDSRIDVALPEDVPLADVYPEVLRLSGQTQADGAPTGFHLVRRDGTVLDSGLPLAAQQVRDGDLLSLRPFAESLPPAVYDDVADAIASAVEADRRFWSPDLMRAFGLIGAGLLIVLLGFALWFSDLTHDMHGLPGVLSGVATVVLVAFAGVRARVYKDHMAALTLGIGALPHALIAGSGILGVAHKYDGPGRLQFLVGCVTMLVVSVLLIGLLPEKDSVFVAAAVLSAAGSLATFAAVLMPGTSADHIAAVAGVAAFAAIGFLPALSARFARLPVGFSAPGQTRTRGSRAAEENSRAEAVQYERIAHQARRGHEVLVGLVGGCAAVIIGACTVLGFSDRMFPQVLALTLGISTMLRARLFRYTAQVFSLTIAGLLGLGLLILGLSLHTPLYILKATSTTAVDLRTIWLGGSVALGATLLIAIALVVPRLGVSPFWGRLLDMVDSLLLMSLVPLTLAVLGIYTLVRGVS, translated from the coding sequence GTGAGTTCGAACGCAGCGACCGGATTCTGTCGGGTCACCGTGGTGGCGCCGGACAGCCGGATCGATGTGGCCCTGCCGGAGGACGTGCCGCTCGCCGACGTCTATCCCGAGGTGCTGCGGCTCTCCGGCCAGACCCAGGCCGACGGTGCCCCCACCGGTTTCCACCTGGTGCGCCGCGACGGCACGGTGCTGGACAGCGGCCTGCCGCTGGCCGCCCAACAGGTGCGCGACGGCGACCTGCTGAGTCTGCGCCCGTTCGCCGAGTCGCTGCCGCCGGCCGTCTACGACGACGTGGCCGACGCGATCGCCAGCGCCGTCGAGGCCGACCGCCGGTTCTGGAGCCCGGACCTGATGCGGGCCTTCGGCCTGATCGGCGCCGGTCTGCTGATCGTGCTGCTCGGCTTCGCCCTGTGGTTCTCCGACCTGACCCACGACATGCACGGCCTGCCCGGGGTGCTCTCCGGTGTGGCCACCGTGGTGCTGGTCGCCTTCGCCGGTGTGCGCGCCCGGGTCTACAAGGACCACATGGCGGCCCTCACCCTGGGCATCGGCGCCCTGCCGCACGCGCTGATCGCCGGCAGCGGCATCCTCGGCGTCGCGCACAAGTACGACGGGCCGGGCCGCCTGCAGTTCCTGGTCGGCTGCGTGACCATGCTGGTGGTCTCGGTGCTGCTGATCGGCCTGCTCCCCGAGAAGGACTCGGTCTTCGTGGCCGCCGCGGTGCTCTCCGCCGCCGGCAGCCTGGCCACCTTCGCCGCCGTGCTGATGCCGGGCACCTCCGCCGACCACATCGCCGCCGTGGCCGGTGTCGCGGCATTCGCCGCGATCGGCTTCCTGCCGGCCCTCTCGGCCCGCTTCGCCCGGCTCCCGGTCGGCTTCAGCGCCCCCGGCCAGACCCGCACCCGCGGCAGCCGGGCCGCCGAGGAGAACAGCCGGGCCGAGGCCGTGCAGTACGAGCGGATCGCCCACCAGGCGCGCCGCGGCCACGAGGTGCTGGTCGGCCTGGTCGGCGGCTGCGCCGCGGTGATCATCGGGGCCTGCACCGTGCTGGGCTTCAGCGACCGGATGTTCCCGCAGGTGCTGGCGCTGACGCTGGGCATCTCGACGATGCTGCGGGCCCGCCTGTTCCGCTACACCGCGCAGGTCTTCAGCCTGACCATCGCCGGCCTGCTGGGTCTGGGCCTGCTGATCCTGGGCCTGTCGCTGCACACCCCGCTGTACATCCTCAAGGCCACCAGCACCACCGCCGTCGACCTGCGCACCATCTGGCTGGGCGGCTCGGTCGCACTCGGCGCCACGCTGCTGATCGCGATCGCCCTGGTGGTGCCGCGGCTGGGCGTGTCACCCTTCTGGGGCCGACTGCTGGACATGGTGGACAGCCTGCTGCTGATGTCGCTGGTCCCGCTGACCCTGGCTGTGCTCGGCATCTACACCCTCGTCCGCGGCGTGAGCTGA
- the rpsO gene encoding 30S ribosomal protein S15, whose protein sequence is MALDAAVKKQIFAEFGQKEGDTGSPEVQVAMLSRRISDLTEHLKFHKHDHHSRRGLLILVGQRRRLLQYLAKKDIERFRTLVDRLGIRRGAAGGAR, encoded by the coding sequence GTGGCCCTCGACGCCGCCGTCAAGAAGCAGATCTTCGCCGAGTTCGGCCAGAAGGAGGGCGACACGGGCTCCCCCGAGGTTCAGGTCGCCATGCTTTCGCGCCGGATCTCGGACCTGACCGAGCACCTCAAGTTCCACAAGCACGACCACCACAGCCGTCGTGGCCTGCTGATCCTGGTCGGCCAGCGCCGCCGCCTCCTGCAGTACCTGGCCAAGAAGGACATCGAGCGCTTCCGTACGCTCGTCGACCGCCTGGGCATCCGCCGCGGTGCCGCCGGTGGCGCCCGCTAA
- a CDS encoding polyribonucleotide nucleotidyltransferase: protein MEENVFYAEAVIDNGSFGTRTIRFETGRLARQAAGSAVAYLDDDTMVLSATSASKQPKEHFDFFPLTVDVEERMYAAGRIPGSFFRREGRPSEDAILTCRLIDRPLRPSFVKGLRNEIQVVVTVMALNPDHLYDVVAINAASASTQLAGLPFTGPIGGVRVALIRGQWVAFPTHSELEEAVFDMVVAGRALPDGDVAIMMVEAEATAKTIQLVSEGAEAPSEEIVAAGLEAAKPFIKVLCAAQSKLAAQAAKPTGEFPVFLDYQDDVLAALTAAVKGELSKALTIAGKQERQNELDRVKAVAAEKLLPEFEGREKEISAAYNALTKKIVRERVIKDKVRIDGRGVTDIRTLAAEVEAIPRVHGSALFERGETQILGVTTLNMLRMEQQLDTLSPETRRRYMHNYNFPPYSVGETGRVGSPKRREIGHGALAERAILPVLPTREEFPYAIRQVSEALGSNGSTSMGSVCASTMSLLNAGVPLKAAVAGIAMGLISQEIDGETHYVALTDILGAEDAYGDMDFKVAGTRNFITALQLDTKLTGIPASVLAAALKQAKDARLHILDVMNEAIDAPDAMSPNAPRIITIKIPVDKIGEVIGPKGKMINQIQEDTGADITIEDDGTIYIGAVDGPSAEAARTTINQIANPTMPEVGERYLGTVVKTTTFGAFVSLMPGKDGLLHISQIRKLAGGKRVENVEDVLGVGAKVQVEIAEIDPRGKLSLIPVIEGEEGGETAAAE, encoded by the coding sequence GTGGAAGAGAACGTGTTCTACGCCGAGGCCGTGATCGACAACGGTTCCTTCGGCACCCGTACCATCCGCTTCGAGACCGGCCGCCTGGCCCGTCAGGCCGCCGGCTCCGCCGTGGCCTACCTGGACGACGACACCATGGTGCTGTCGGCCACCAGCGCCTCCAAGCAGCCGAAGGAGCACTTCGACTTCTTCCCGCTGACGGTCGACGTCGAGGAGCGGATGTACGCCGCGGGCCGGATCCCCGGCTCGTTCTTCCGTCGTGAGGGCCGCCCCTCCGAGGACGCCATCCTGACCTGCCGCCTGATCGACCGCCCGCTGCGCCCGTCCTTCGTCAAGGGCCTGCGCAACGAGATCCAGGTCGTCGTCACGGTGATGGCGCTCAACCCCGACCACCTGTACGACGTGGTCGCCATCAACGCCGCCTCCGCCTCCACCCAGCTGGCCGGCCTGCCCTTCACCGGCCCGATCGGCGGCGTCCGCGTCGCGCTGATCCGCGGCCAGTGGGTGGCGTTCCCGACCCACAGCGAGCTGGAGGAGGCCGTGTTCGACATGGTCGTCGCCGGCCGCGCGCTGCCGGACGGCGACGTCGCGATCATGATGGTGGAGGCCGAGGCCACCGCCAAGACGATCCAGCTGGTCTCCGAGGGCGCCGAGGCCCCCTCCGAGGAGATCGTCGCCGCCGGCCTCGAGGCCGCCAAGCCGTTCATCAAGGTGCTGTGCGCCGCGCAGTCCAAGCTGGCTGCCCAGGCCGCCAAGCCCACCGGCGAGTTCCCGGTCTTCCTGGACTACCAGGACGACGTGCTGGCCGCGCTGACCGCCGCCGTCAAGGGCGAGCTGTCCAAGGCGCTGACCATCGCGGGCAAGCAGGAGCGCCAGAACGAGCTGGACCGCGTCAAGGCGGTCGCCGCCGAGAAGCTGCTCCCGGAGTTCGAGGGCCGCGAGAAGGAGATCAGCGCCGCCTACAACGCGCTGACCAAGAAGATCGTGCGCGAGCGCGTCATCAAGGACAAGGTCCGCATCGACGGCCGCGGTGTCACCGACATCCGCACCCTGGCCGCCGAGGTCGAGGCCATCCCGCGGGTGCACGGCTCGGCCCTGTTCGAGCGTGGCGAGACCCAGATCCTGGGCGTCACCACCCTCAACATGCTCCGCATGGAGCAGCAGCTCGACACGCTCTCCCCGGAGACGCGTCGCCGCTACATGCACAACTACAACTTCCCGCCGTACTCGGTCGGCGAGACCGGCCGCGTGGGCTCGCCCAAGCGCCGCGAGATCGGCCACGGCGCGCTGGCCGAGCGGGCGATCCTGCCCGTGCTGCCGACCCGCGAGGAGTTCCCCTACGCGATCCGCCAGGTCTCCGAGGCGCTGGGCTCCAACGGCTCCACCTCGATGGGCTCGGTCTGCGCCTCGACCATGTCGCTGCTGAACGCCGGTGTGCCGCTGAAGGCCGCCGTCGCCGGTATCGCCATGGGCCTCATCTCGCAGGAGATCGACGGTGAGACGCACTACGTCGCGCTGACCGACATCCTGGGTGCCGAGGACGCGTACGGCGACATGGACTTCAAGGTCGCCGGTACCCGCAACTTCATCACCGCCCTGCAGCTGGACACCAAGCTGACCGGCATCCCGGCCTCCGTGCTGGCCGCCGCGCTCAAGCAGGCCAAGGACGCGCGTCTGCACATCCTGGACGTGATGAACGAGGCGATCGACGCGCCCGACGCGATGTCGCCGAACGCGCCGCGCATCATCACCATCAAGATCCCGGTGGACAAGATCGGTGAGGTCATCGGCCCCAAGGGCAAGATGATCAACCAGATCCAGGAGGACACCGGCGCGGACATCACCATCGAGGACGACGGCACCATCTACATCGGTGCGGTCGACGGTCCCTCGGCGGAGGCTGCCCGTACGACGATCAACCAGATCGCCAACCCGACCATGCCGGAGGTCGGCGAGCGCTACCTGGGCACCGTGGTGAAGACCACGACGTTCGGCGCGTTCGTCTCGCTCATGCCGGGCAAGGACGGCCTGCTGCACATCTCGCAGATCCGCAAGCTCGCCGGTGGCAAGCGCGTGGAGAACGTCGAGGACGTGCTCGGCGTCGGCGCCAAGGTGCAGGTCGAGATCGCCGAGATCGACCCGCGCGGCAAGCTCTCGCTGATCCCGGTCATCGAGGGCGAGGAGGGCGGCGAGACCGCCGCCGCCGAGTGA
- a CDS encoding M16 family metallopeptidase: protein MAQASATTQRPGTTRTLLKGVDGAGTVRRTVLPGGLRVVTETLPTVRSATFGIWVGVGSRDETPVLNGATHYLEHLLFKGTEKRSALEISAALDAVGGEMNAFTAKENTCYYARVLDTDLPLAIDVVCDMLTGSLIRPEDVEAERGVILEEMAMAEDDPGDVVHDLFAKVIYGDAPLGRPILGTQETVKALTREQIAGFFKRRYKPEHLVVAAAGNLDHRTVVKQVERAFAGLLAKSDAAPAEARRGLRAMRTAGRVEVLNRSTEQAHLVLGVPGLPRHDERRWAMGVLNSALGGGMSSRLFQEVREKRGLAYSVYSYSSSYADSGLFGIYAGCQPKRVEEVLRICRTELAKVVDEGITEEELRRAIGQISGSTVLGMEDTGSLMNRIGKAELAYGHHLSVDEMLEKIAGVTLEDVQEVAQDVLGAHRPSLALIGPIADKRAARLADLV from the coding sequence GTGGCCCAGGCCTCGGCGACCACGCAGCGCCCCGGTACCACCCGCACCCTGCTGAAGGGCGTGGACGGCGCCGGCACGGTGCGCCGTACCGTCCTTCCCGGTGGCCTGCGGGTCGTCACCGAGACGCTGCCGACCGTGCGCTCGGCGACCTTCGGCATCTGGGTCGGTGTCGGCTCCCGGGACGAGACCCCGGTGCTGAACGGCGCCACCCACTACCTGGAGCACCTGCTCTTCAAGGGCACCGAGAAGCGCAGCGCGCTGGAGATCTCGGCCGCCCTGGACGCGGTCGGCGGCGAGATGAACGCCTTCACCGCGAAGGAGAACACCTGCTACTACGCGCGGGTGCTCGACACCGACCTGCCGCTCGCCATAGACGTGGTCTGCGACATGCTCACCGGCTCGCTGATCCGCCCCGAGGACGTGGAGGCCGAACGCGGCGTCATCCTCGAGGAGATGGCGATGGCCGAGGACGACCCGGGCGACGTGGTGCACGACCTGTTCGCCAAGGTGATCTACGGCGACGCCCCGCTGGGCCGTCCGATCCTGGGCACCCAGGAGACCGTCAAGGCGCTGACCCGCGAGCAGATCGCCGGCTTCTTCAAGCGCCGCTACAAGCCCGAGCACCTGGTGGTGGCCGCCGCCGGCAACCTGGACCACCGCACGGTGGTCAAGCAGGTCGAGCGGGCCTTCGCCGGCCTGCTCGCCAAGTCCGACGCGGCGCCCGCCGAGGCCCGCCGCGGCCTGCGGGCGATGCGCACCGCGGGACGGGTCGAGGTGCTCAACCGGTCCACCGAGCAGGCCCACCTGGTGCTCGGGGTGCCCGGACTGCCGCGGCACGACGAGCGGCGCTGGGCGATGGGCGTGCTCAACTCCGCGCTCGGCGGCGGCATGAGCTCGCGGCTCTTCCAGGAGGTCCGCGAGAAGCGCGGCCTGGCCTACTCGGTCTACTCCTACTCCTCCTCCTACGCGGACAGCGGCCTGTTCGGCATCTACGCCGGCTGCCAGCCCAAGCGGGTCGAGGAGGTGCTGCGGATCTGCCGCACCGAGCTGGCCAAGGTGGTCGACGAGGGGATCACCGAGGAGGAGCTGCGCCGCGCGATCGGCCAGATCTCCGGCTCCACCGTGCTCGGCATGGAGGACACCGGTTCGCTGATGAACCGGATCGGCAAGGCCGAGCTGGCCTACGGCCACCACCTGTCGGTGGACGAGATGCTGGAGAAGATCGCGGGCGTCACCCTGGAGGACGTCCAGGAGGTGGCCCAGGACGTGCTGGGCGCCCACCGGCCCTCGCTGGCGCTGATCGGGCCGATCGCCGACAAGCGCGCGGCCAGGCTCGCCGACCTCGTCTGA
- the dapB gene encoding 4-hydroxy-tetrahydrodipicolinate reductase: MTLRVAVIGATGRIGSEAVKAVEAAEDLELVAALGRGSKLETLVESGAEVAVELTHPDSVMRNLDFCLHNGIHVVTGTTGWDEARLAEVDHWLARLPEVGLLIAPNFSIGAVLTMHFAQQAAKYFESVEVVELHHDRKADAPSGTATRTAQLIAAARDAAGLPRQSDPTTHGLPGARGADVDGVPVHAVRLRGLLAHQEVLFGDTGETLTIRHDSLHHSCFMPGILLGVRRVGQTPGRTLGLENFLDL; the protein is encoded by the coding sequence ATGACCCTGCGCGTCGCCGTGATCGGCGCCACCGGCCGGATCGGCTCGGAGGCCGTCAAGGCCGTCGAGGCCGCCGAGGACCTGGAGCTGGTCGCCGCGCTCGGCCGGGGCTCCAAGCTGGAGACCCTGGTGGAGAGCGGCGCCGAGGTGGCCGTCGAGCTGACCCACCCCGACTCGGTGATGCGCAACCTCGACTTCTGCCTGCACAACGGCATCCACGTGGTCACCGGCACCACCGGCTGGGACGAGGCACGGCTCGCCGAGGTGGACCACTGGCTCGCCCGGCTGCCCGAGGTCGGGCTGCTGATCGCCCCCAACTTCTCCATCGGCGCGGTGCTCACCATGCACTTCGCCCAGCAGGCGGCGAAGTACTTCGAGTCCGTCGAGGTGGTCGAGCTGCACCACGACCGCAAGGCCGACGCCCCCTCGGGCACCGCCACCCGCACCGCGCAGCTGATCGCCGCCGCCCGGGACGCGGCCGGCCTGCCGCGGCAGTCGGACCCGACCACCCACGGGCTGCCCGGTGCCCGCGGTGCGGACGTCGACGGGGTGCCGGTGCACGCGGTGCGGCTGCGCGGCCTGCTGGCCCACCAGGAGGTGCTCTTCGGGGACACCGGCGAGACCCTGACGATCCGTCACGACTCGCTGCACCACAGCTGCTTCATGCCCGGCATCCTGCTCGGGGTGCGCCGGGTCGGGCAGACCCCGGGGCGGACCCTGGGTCTCGAAAACTTCCTCGACCTGTGA
- a CDS encoding tetratricopeptide repeat protein — translation MTSRTGFFILAAVLLLTALVCVGEGVQLIATGKPFGIGIGICAFIIPGIGVWFLRQTVRFGRTTEAMSRELEAEGGLPVDELRRTSGGRIDRASADEVFAKRRAEAEAEPGDWRVWFRLAVAYADAGDTPRARKTMHHAIKLRSNP, via the coding sequence ATGACCTCCCGTACCGGCTTCTTCATCCTCGCCGCCGTGCTGCTGCTGACCGCGCTGGTCTGCGTCGGCGAGGGCGTCCAACTCATCGCCACCGGAAAGCCGTTCGGCATCGGCATCGGGATCTGCGCGTTCATCATCCCGGGCATCGGCGTGTGGTTCCTGCGCCAGACGGTCAGGTTCGGGCGCACCACCGAGGCGATGTCGCGCGAGTTGGAGGCCGAGGGCGGCCTGCCGGTGGACGAGCTGCGCCGCACCTCCGGCGGACGGATCGACCGCGCCTCGGCCGACGAGGTGTTCGCCAAGCGACGGGCCGAGGCCGAGGCCGAGCCGGGCGACTGGCGGGTCTGGTTCCGCCTCGCCGTCGCGTACGCGGATGCCGGGGACACTCCGCGGGCCCGCAAGACCATGCACCACGCCATCAAGTTGAGGAGTAACCCGTGA
- the thyX gene encoding FAD-dependent thymidylate synthase, with the protein MTDEAAATPTFRSDVTVELVRSAATDTDVLWAARVSTKGEQSLESLAQDPAKSTGLINFLMRDRHGTPFEHNSMTFFISAPIFVFREFHRHRSGWSYNEESGRYRELQPVFYVPGQERKLVQQGRPGRYEFVEGTAEQHKTVTTAMERSYTQAYAEYQEMLAAGVAREVARAVLPVGLFSSMYATCNARSLMHFLSLRTKAENAKVPSFPQREIEMVAERMEAIWAELMPLTHAAFNEHGRVAP; encoded by the coding sequence GTGACCGACGAAGCAGCGGCCACCCCCACGTTCCGCAGCGACGTCACGGTGGAGCTGGTCCGCAGCGCCGCCACCGACACCGACGTGCTCTGGGCGGCCCGCGTCTCGACCAAGGGCGAGCAGTCCCTGGAGTCGCTGGCGCAGGACCCGGCGAAGTCCACGGGCCTGATCAACTTCCTGATGCGCGACCGGCACGGCACCCCGTTCGAGCACAACTCGATGACCTTCTTCATCAGCGCGCCGATCTTCGTCTTCCGCGAGTTCCACCGCCACCGCAGCGGCTGGTCCTACAACGAGGAGAGCGGGCGCTACCGCGAGCTGCAGCCGGTCTTCTACGTCCCGGGCCAGGAGCGCAAGCTGGTCCAGCAGGGCCGCCCCGGCCGGTACGAGTTCGTCGAGGGCACCGCCGAGCAGCACAAGACGGTGACCACGGCGATGGAGCGCTCCTACACCCAGGCCTACGCCGAGTACCAGGAGATGCTGGCCGCCGGCGTGGCCCGTGAGGTGGCCCGCGCGGTGCTGCCGGTGGGCCTGTTCTCCTCCATGTACGCGACCTGCAACGCCCGTTCGCTGATGCACTTCCTCTCGCTGCGCACCAAGGCGGAGAACGCCAAGGTGCCGAGCTTCCCGCAGCGGGAGATCGAGATGGTGGCCGAGCGGATGGAGGCGATCTGGGCCGAGCTGATGCCGCTCACCCATGCGGCCTTCAACGAGCACGGTCGGGTCGCGCCCTGA
- the dapA gene encoding 4-hydroxy-tetrahydrodipicolinate synthase translates to MAPTSTPTAALATAPFGRVLTAMVTPFTPDGELDLDGAQRLATHLVDSGNDGLVLNGTTGESPTTSDAEKAELVRAVVAAVGDRAQVISGVGTNDTAHSVELARQAEAAGAHGLLVVTPYYSKPPQEGLYRHSVAVADATGLPVMLYDIPGRSGVALSHETLVRLGEHPRIVANKDAKGDLGAAAWAIARSGLAWYSGDDMLNLPLLSVGAVGVVSVVGHVVSEQLRAMIEAHTAGRVAEATAIHQSLLPVFTGMFRTQGLILSKAALNLQGHPAGPVRLPLVDATPEEIAQLKQDLAAGGVHL, encoded by the coding sequence ATGGCTCCGACCTCCACACCGACAGCTGCCCTCGCCACCGCGCCCTTCGGCCGGGTTCTGACCGCGATGGTGACCCCGTTCACCCCCGATGGTGAGCTCGACCTCGACGGCGCCCAGCGCCTGGCGACCCACCTGGTGGACTCCGGCAACGACGGACTGGTGCTCAACGGCACCACCGGCGAGTCGCCGACCACCAGCGACGCCGAGAAGGCGGAGCTCGTGCGGGCCGTGGTGGCGGCGGTCGGCGACCGGGCCCAGGTGATCTCGGGCGTCGGCACCAATGACACGGCGCACAGCGTGGAGCTGGCCCGGCAGGCCGAGGCCGCCGGCGCCCACGGTCTGCTGGTGGTCACCCCGTACTACAGCAAGCCCCCGCAGGAGGGCCTGTACCGGCACAGCGTCGCGGTGGCCGACGCCACCGGGCTGCCGGTGATGCTCTACGACATCCCGGGTCGGAGCGGCGTCGCGCTGAGCCACGAGACGCTGGTCCGGCTCGGCGAGCACCCGCGGATCGTCGCCAACAAGGACGCCAAGGGCGACCTGGGCGCCGCGGCCTGGGCGATCGCCCGCTCCGGCCTCGCCTGGTACTCCGGTGACGACATGCTCAACCTGCCGCTGCTCTCCGTCGGCGCGGTCGGCGTGGTGAGCGTGGTCGGCCACGTGGTCTCCGAGCAGCTGCGCGCGATGATCGAGGCCCACACCGCGGGCCGGGTGGCCGAGGCCACCGCCATCCACCAGAGCCTGCTGCCGGTCTTCACCGGGATGTTCCGCACCCAGGGCCTGATCCTCTCCAAGGCGGCGCTGAACCTGCAGGGACACCCGGCCGGCCCGGTCCGGCTGCCGCTGGTCGACGCCACACCCGAGGAGATCGCGCAATTGAAGCAGGATCTCGCCGCAGGCGGGGTACACCTGTAG
- a CDS encoding ribonuclease J, translating into MSHPHPDLGAPPALAPNAIRITPLGGLGEIGRNMTVLEHAGRLLIIDCGVLFPEDEQPGIDLILPDFSSIRDRLDKVDGIVLTHGHEDHIGAVPYLLRENPDIPLIGSKLTLALIEAKLAEHRIRPYVLEVVEGQREQIGPFDCEFIAVNHSIPDALAVAVRTPAGMVVATGDFKMDQLPLDGRLTDLPAFAKLAEEGMDLLLVDSTNAEVPGFIPHERDISAALRNVFANADKRIIVASFASHVHRIQQVLDAAHEYKRKVAFVGRSMVRNMGIARDLGYLKVPGNLIVDVKQLDDLPDKEVVLVCTGSQGEPMAALSRMANRDHQIRIVEGDTVILASSLIPGNETAIYRVINGLTRWGANVVHKGNAKVHVSGHASAGELLYFFNICRPKNLMPVHGEWRHLRACADLGIKTGVPKNRTVIAEDGVVVDLVDGVAKIVGKVQAGYVYVDGSSVGDITESSLKDRRILGEEGFISVFVVVDSTSGKIVSGPTIQARGSGIDDNAFGPVVQKLEEALRKSADNGVLEVRQVQQLVRRTIGKWVADNYRRRPMILPVVVEV; encoded by the coding sequence TTGAGCCACCCTCACCCTGACCTCGGCGCGCCCCCCGCGCTCGCGCCGAACGCGATCCGGATCACCCCGCTCGGCGGCCTCGGGGAGATCGGTCGCAACATGACCGTGCTGGAGCACGCCGGACGGCTGCTCATCATCGACTGCGGGGTGCTCTTCCCCGAGGACGAGCAGCCGGGCATCGACCTGATCCTCCCGGACTTCTCCTCGATCCGGGACCGCCTCGACAAGGTCGACGGCATCGTGCTGACCCACGGCCACGAGGACCACATCGGCGCGGTCCCGTACCTGCTCCGGGAGAACCCGGACATCCCGCTGATCGGCTCGAAGCTGACCCTGGCCCTGATCGAGGCCAAGCTCGCCGAGCACCGGATCCGGCCCTACGTGCTGGAGGTCGTCGAAGGCCAGCGCGAGCAGATCGGCCCCTTCGACTGCGAGTTCATCGCGGTCAACCACTCCATCCCGGACGCGCTCGCGGTCGCCGTCCGCACGCCCGCCGGGATGGTCGTCGCCACCGGTGACTTCAAGATGGACCAGCTCCCGCTGGACGGCCGCCTGACCGACCTGCCGGCCTTCGCCAAGCTGGCCGAGGAGGGCATGGACCTGCTGCTGGTGGACTCCACCAACGCCGAGGTCCCCGGCTTCATCCCGCACGAGCGCGACATCTCCGCCGCGCTGCGCAACGTCTTCGCCAATGCGGACAAGCGCATCATCGTCGCCTCCTTCGCCAGTCACGTGCACCGCATCCAGCAGGTGCTGGACGCCGCGCACGAGTACAAGCGGAAGGTCGCCTTCGTCGGCCGCTCGATGGTCCGCAACATGGGCATCGCCCGCGACCTCGGGTACCTGAAGGTCCCCGGCAACCTGATCGTGGACGTCAAGCAGCTCGACGACCTCCCGGACAAGGAGGTCGTGCTGGTCTGCACCGGTTCGCAGGGCGAGCCGATGGCCGCGCTGTCCCGGATGGCCAACCGCGACCACCAGATCCGGATCGTCGAGGGCGACACCGTGATCCTGGCCTCCTCGCTCATCCCGGGCAACGAGACCGCGATCTACCGGGTCATCAACGGCCTGACCCGCTGGGGCGCCAACGTCGTGCACAAGGGCAACGCCAAGGTGCACGTCTCCGGCCACGCCTCGGCCGGTGAGCTGCTCTACTTCTTCAACATCTGCCGCCCGAAGAACCTGATGCCGGTGCACGGCGAATGGCGCCACCTGCGCGCCTGCGCCGATCTCGGCATCAAGACCGGCGTGCCGAAGAACCGCACCGTGATCGCCGAGGACGGCGTGGTGGTCGACCTGGTCGACGGCGTCGCGAAGATCGTCGGCAAGGTGCAGGCCGGGTACGTGTACGTCGACGGGTCCTCGGTCGGCGACATCACCGAGTCCTCGCTGAAGGACCGCCGGATCCTCGGCGAGGAGGGCTTCATCTCGGTCTTCGTCGTGGTGGACTCCACCAGCGGGAAGATCGTCAGCGGCCCGACCATCCAGGCCCGCGGCTCCGGCATCGACGACAACGCCTTCGGCCCGGTCGTCCAGAAGCTGGAGGAGGCGCTGCGCAAGTCCGCCGACAACGGCGTGCTGGAGGTGCGCCAGGTGCAGCAGCTGGTGCGCCGCACCATCGGCAAGTGGGTGGCGGACAACTACCGCCGCCGGCCGATGATCCTGCCGGTCGTGGTCGAGGTCTGA
- a CDS encoding ABC transporter ATP-binding protein, with the protein MSTTLAPMIEVEDVWRSFGSGDTAVHALRGVSFSVRRGELTALRGRSGSGKTTLLNLVGGLDGPTSGRITLDGENLAELDEPGRLGLRRDRIGFVFQSFGLIPILTAAENVGVPMRLRKVPTAQREERVATLLALVGLADHAEQRPTEMSGGQQQRVAIARALANEPALIIADEPTGQLDSETGRSVMELLRAVVRSEGVTVLVATHDPQLMELADRVIELRDGHIVE; encoded by the coding sequence ATGAGCACCACGCTCGCGCCCATGATCGAGGTCGAGGACGTCTGGCGCAGTTTCGGCAGTGGTGACACCGCCGTGCACGCGCTGCGCGGTGTCTCGTTCAGTGTTCGGCGCGGCGAGCTCACCGCGCTCCGTGGCCGCTCCGGCTCCGGCAAGACCACCCTGCTCAACCTGGTCGGCGGCCTGGACGGTCCGACCTCGGGCCGGATCACGCTGGACGGCGAGAACCTCGCCGAGCTGGACGAGCCCGGCCGCCTCGGGCTGCGACGCGACCGGATCGGCTTCGTCTTCCAGTCCTTCGGACTGATCCCGATCCTGACCGCGGCGGAGAACGTCGGGGTGCCGATGCGTCTGCGCAAGGTCCCGACGGCCCAGCGCGAGGAGCGGGTGGCCACGCTGCTCGCACTGGTGGGGCTGGCCGACCACGCGGAGCAGCGGCCCACCGAGATGTCCGGCGGGCAGCAGCAGCGGGTGGCGATCGCCCGGGCGCTGGCGAACGAGCCGGCTCTGATCATCGCGGACGAGCCGACCGGTCAGCTCGACTCGGAGACCGGCCGCTCGGTGATGGAGCTGCTGCGCGCCGTGGTGCGCAGCGAGGGCGTGACGGTCCTGGTGGCGACCCACGACCCCCAGCTGATGGAGCTGGCCGACCGGGTGATCGAGCTGCGCGACGGCCACATCGTGGAGTGA